One genomic window of Plasmodium coatneyi strain Hackeri chromosome 12, complete sequence includes the following:
- a CDS encoding Nucleoside diphospahte hydrolase: MTTEENANAKDIINSNFEDNKEEQVIIVNENNEFQELKTRKIMRTQNLWHRATSVFVFTKIGEDYFIYVHKRSKIKDYCPSYYSIGFGGVVSEGEDMLGNAVKELEEESGIEKSPEQLFDLGVVKCDTECSRCFIGSYVVFIDPDFQTTPQLNEVEFITRIPLDEFDEFLQKEKFTVISKTVYNHLKHKMTKSALDEIYKKIN; encoded by the exons ATgacaacagaagaaaatgcTAACGCGAAGGATATCATTAACTCCAATTTCGAGGACAATAAAGAGGAGCAGGTGATCATTGTAAATGAGAATAATGAGTTCCAAGAATTGAAAACGAGAAAAATTATGAGGACGCAGAATTTGTGGCACAGAGCTACATCCGTTTTTGTTTTCACCAAAATAGGTGAAGactattttatttatgtacacaAAAGGTCTAAGATAAAGGACTACTGCCCGTCATACTATTCCATTGGTTTCGGTGGAGTCGTTTCAGAGGGTGAAGATATGCTCGGAAATGCTGTAAAGGagttggaggaagaaagtggGATAGAGAAGTCCCCCGAACAGCTTTTCGATTTGGGTGTGGTCAAATGTGACACGGAATGCTCCAGATGCTTTATTGGTTCCTAC GTTGTCTTCATCGACCCCGACTTCCAGACCACCCCCCAGCTGAATGAAGTCGAATTTATCACCCGCATTCCGCTGGACGAATTTGACGAATTCTTACAAAAGGAGAAGTTCACAGTTATAA GCAAAACCGTGTATAACCACCTCAAGCACAAAATGACTAAATCCGCCTTAGACGAGATATACAAGAAAATCAACTAG
- a CDS encoding Glutamate-tRNA ligase, with protein sequence MRDSPLAAIALNPFLACINRRASLHKLTEEEMVEGVKIKIYYGKKYPFVCRTIVNVHKSLCQKENATGNDHSANDRVNFVKDENVEEIKVEFVSKASAQDPDNCINTTDKIFAKNLDLILQTKLYHSFCENNKKEDKQTDVYIQAQYDEWVDYFRNKQVQKEILTICDYLNKHLHLNTFICADYLTLSDLYVYYEMYKYFNVANCYNVKYSKQFRNINRWFKLITCLVNYPDAELKTMLKKELERNQINITKDANTNQLLKQKVVCTSYGGKLQNAEKGNVVTRFPPEPSGYLHIGHAKAAFLNSYYANMYEGKMLLRFDDTNPVLEDIKFETSIMEDLENLGLKYEKISYSSDYFTTLEEYCIKLIKMGKAYADDTSVEEMRNQRGEGIESVNRQNSVEQNLQLFEEMRKGSEVGQKNCIRAKIDMQSKNKCMRDPVLYRCIVDTPHHRHGFKFKCYPTYDFACPIIDSIEGVTHALRTNEYSDRIEQYNWIITTFQLRKVYIYEFSRISFVRTVMSKRKLKWFVENKVVDGWLDPRMPTIKGILRRGLTKEALFQFILEQGPSKSGNLMQWDKLWSINKQIIDPIIPRFAAVDKKKGIILKLTDLTEDIVEKTRDLHMKNKSLGTCSMLYTNRFFIELEDAQTFAEQEEITLIKLGNVIITSIVKENNNADGTDTPTIKEIIGKSNFDGDFKTTKKKIHWVPYIPEKLITCTLYEYDHLITVDKFENDNKEDWTKFINSNSKYETVVYAEPAITSLKMSDRFQFERRGYFIVDKVVGNHLHLIKIPDGKSKNMSIISSKVNPKNLAGTKNKAPDASEKAAKGDQSSHAKP encoded by the coding sequence ATGCGTGACTCCCCGCTCGCTGCCATAGCCCTGAACCCCTTCTTGGCCTGTATTAACAGGAGGGCGTCCCTACATAAACTAAccgaagaagaaatggtAGAGGGGGTCAAAATCAAAATCTACTACGGGAAGAAGTACCCCTTCGTATGTAGAACAATAGTTAACGTGCACAAGAGCCTCTGCCAAAAGGAGAACGCAACGGGAAATGACCACTCAGCCAACGACAGGGTCAATTTTGTGAAGGAcgaaaatgtagaagaaataaaggtAGAGTTTGTAAGTAAGGCAAGCGCGCAAGATCCAGACAATTGCATAAACACGACGGATAAAATATTCGCAAAGAATCTAGACCTAATATTGCAAACCAAGTTATACCACTCCTTCTGTGAAAATAACAAGAAAGAAGACAAACAGACAGACGTCTATATACAAGCGCAGTACGACGAATGGGTAGACTACTTCAGGAACAAACAAGTGCAAAAGGAAATACTAACGATCTGTGACTACCTAAATAAACACCTCCATTTAAATACCTTCATATGCGCCGACTATTTAACCCTCTCCGATTTGTATGTGTACTAcgaaatgtataaatattttaacgTGGCCAATTGTTACAATGTGAAGTACTCGAAGCAGTTTAGGAATATCAACAGGTGGTTCAAGTTAATCACCTGTTTAGTGAATTACCCAGATGCAGAGTTAAAGACAATGCTGAAGAAGGAACTCGAAAGGAACCaaataaatattacaaaAGATGCAAACACCAATCAACTGTTAAAGCAAAAAGTCGTGTGCACCTCCTACGGTGGTAAGTTGCAAAACgcagaaaagggaaatgtaGTAACGAGGTTTCCCCCAGAACCATCAGGCTACTTACACATCGGTCACGCCAAAGCGGCATTTCTAAACAGCTATTATGCAAATATGTATGAGGGAAAAATGCTACTCCGATTTGATGACACGAACCCAGTTTTGGAAGACATAAAGTTTGAAACATCCATCATGGAGGATCTAGAAAATTTAGGATTAAAGTATGAAAAGATTAGCTACTCCTCGGACTATTTTACAACCCTAGAGGAGTACTGTATTaagttaataaaaatgggaaaagccTACGCCGATGACACCAGTGTGGAAGAAATGAGGAACCAAAGAGGCGAAGGAATCGAATCCGTAAATAGACAAAACTCCGTAGAACAGAATCTACAACTGTTTGAAGAAATGCGTAAGGGAAGTGAAGTAGGACAGAAAAATTGCATCCGAGCGAAAATAGATATGCAGAGTAAGAACAAGTGTATGAGGGATCCAGTCCTATACAGATGCATTGTGGATACACCTCACCACAGACACGGGTTCAAGTTTAAGTGCTACCCGACCTACGATTTTGCATGCCCAATAATAGATTCCATCGAAGGAGTAACACACGCATTGAGGACCAACGAGTATAGTGACCGCATAGAACAGTACAACTGGATTATCACAACCTTCCAGTTAAGAAAAGTGTATATTTACGAATTTAGTAGAATCTCATTCGTCAGAACGGTTATGTCGAAAAGGAAGTTAAAGTGGTTTGTTGAAAATAAGGTAGTGGATGGCTGGCTAGATCCACGCATGCCCACTATCAAAGGTATCCTCAGAAGAGGATTAACAAAAGAAGCCCTGTTCCAATTTATCCTAGAACAGGGACCCTCCAAATCGGGAAACCTCATGCAATGGGATAAACTCTGGTCCATCAACAAGCAGATAATCGACCCAATCATCCCCAGGTTTGCAGCAgtagataaaaaaaaaggaatcattCTTAAATTAACCGATTTGACAGAAGACATTGTCGAAAAGACGAGAGATCTAcacatgaaaaataaatcccTTGGCACGTGCTCCATGCTATACACCAACCGTTTCTTTATCGAATTGGAAGACGCACAAACGTTCGCAgagcaggaagaaattaCCCTCATCAAACTCGGAAATGTGATCATCACCAGTATTGTAAAAGAGAACAATAATGCTGATGGAACAGACACCCCAACCATTAAGGAAATAATCGGCAAGTCCAATTTCGATGGAGACTTCAAAAcgacaaagaaaaaaatacattggGTCCCATACATACCCGAAAAATTAATCACCTGTACGCTTTACGAATATGACCACTTAATTACCGTtgacaaatttgaaaatgatAATAAGGAAGACTGGACTAAATTTATTAACTCCAATAGCAAGTACGAAACGGTGGTGTACGCCGAACCAGCTATCACCTCCCTCAAAATGTCGGACAGATTTCAATTCGAAAGAAGGGGGTACTTCATTGTCGACAAGGTTGTGGGTAACCACCTCCATTTAATTAAAATCCCCGACGGGAAGTCCAAAAACATGTCTATCATCAGTTCCAAGGTGAACCCAAAAAATCTGGCCGGCACGAAAAACAAGGCACCGGACGCATCGGAGAAGGCCGCCAAGGGGGACCAATCAAGCCACGCGAAGCCTTAA
- a CDS encoding Sexual stage-specific protein kinase has product MNELSPGVSRKLFWNSDKLFYDNIRNLDERLNVNNNFNENKYEELYREKYARNKRRFKTEPPKNISEQGSSQFYPSFFNSIFKSLSRNVIYSGEDKQSEEDEEEKKKTSSRHSNKSKNVKLPHLAKGDSRCGSGMSRNSVTYRKGDLDENTDGGRSGGRRRYTYGSKRSATSSEESQTDGESGEMSSDEYRTGEYRTGEYRSGGVPREGTKSMEQNRSEGKTAKRAKLVNSDVISDVFLKKNVKSLVVHDTGGIDIELIENENPEFLYHTYTGNRISNMYYAYDDSIRSKEYCDDKKINRFNSSFSRKENATVRESTSGEGCPVGEFIPGEVNPRGSSVKGSSTYSGRRENKQSTTHFKSEFSTDSNNSKRCDEQSYTKKCEVEEKVSSWSNEAYNYDSCNTYEGNRNKGTSNWSGERNKMFDSYSSVSSVSVNTSEKEKGRKYHYIGETINNVRNGWGMLIYNDRVIFEGEYKMNNAIGYFIKYNEYSTEIGFRSPLSIKSVVIMSDSDNFIVQNRCENLESVKSDELGASQNGAPKLENNDSMEVDIKGKNDGLTCEENVGTVCENKSYMEKAELNLYCPQKFPTISNYTGLSDFRRTPGVFTTPNSTKLHKENVLMNNLLNSIKESECSPQKKEQGGKAKNLAVVSSYIRRNSKHKTTPARSINYLKPPMMHLIKNNIILNRNSFLKNDKPASSRKRREQKTTMHCSSPMSIIVTSFDTDEESGSSGNDPHGESNQNEENENEGTPSVENATTRSCTQSVTVFSERGAEVVHQKEFDVGDMKNNGLTILQLENNNDVKGIHSVKEDDEGTHFANDEEKGEAAIEGSVDAYREDTNKYTDGKTNKDVERADVPMTGEEAERSAHFTNDSSDEGEAEAESNGQNKLNIVITDEYRNLLCDNINNDNFVIKNNEIRTFEEFIEKQEYEGGGGKDQWREAMRDPGEGDVSSVRTTFEGDPPKCNTEEKEENVKKEQDEKKEQDVKKEHDEKKEEVHFGHPDKAYIRRRLRGATFPETHDDRQKNCFLFIDDYLTSNDDKFNLINQDVKLRASDYNKWSVNMLYNFLKMIGLKKEAYLFKIHKIRGYHILKLTDKELKRLNINNSYVRKFVLSVFRFLVNSMDSADPLSLNFNTNRKFSFNEIQTICNSDIMILNKVGGGSYAQVFRARYRGKYVACKLFLYNPKDMSEESYCESYISTPRSSHKYIFPKITPSLSTFGEQHFSDKPLLPSTEGGMDTGEAANHPGGNHMGVMQSTQRVRCDSGGGSTEGEDLHREDSPKEHSPKEHSPYGLATQKKGNEGDAPNANSTSYTLQRNKKIKKMANLEIFRYFPTPVKYRNYEAKILYSLQECSYVIKLLGVCSLREGEESLILQYCSGGSLEKYIYMDEKKKNSAYTRYLSRPQIVKIFQQVAEGMHNVHSKHFFHRDLKLSNILLDGNQDAVISDFGLSTHFSLNDSPTAYAMYGNIFYAAPEVLKGEGFFKESDVWSFGVSLWEALTRKIAYDGMSASESFCKISSGELVLPIPRDLPLELSELLKSMLEYDFTKRPLFDVIARRLERIRLEAEQKLHVDIHSFFDG; this is encoded by the coding sequence ATGAATGAGCTCTCCCCGGGGGTGTCGAGAAAACTGTTTTGGAATTCGgacaaattattttatgaTAACATACGGAATTTAGATGAGAGACTAAACGTGAATAACAATTTTAACGAGAACAAATATGAGGAGCTGTATCGTGAGAAGTATgcaaggaataaaaggaggtTTAAGACCGAGCCACCTAAAAATATCAGTGAGCAAGGAAGTTCCCAATTTTACCCGTCTTTTTTTAACAGCATATTTAAGAGTTTATCGAGGAATGTGATTTACAGTGGGGAGGATAAACAAAGTGAGgaagatgaggaggaaaaaaaaaagacttcTTCGAGACATTCAAACAAATCGAAGAATGTTaaacttccccatttggccAAAGGGGACAGTCGATGTGGTAGCGGAATGAGTAGAAACAGCGTTACGTATCGGAAGGGCGATTTGGATGAAAATACGGACGGGGGTAGATCTGGTGGGCGCAGAAGGTACACATATGGGAGCAAGAGGAGCGCCACTAGCTCGGAGGAATCACAAACGGATGGAGAATCTGGAGAGATGAGCAGTGATGAATATCGAACCGGTGAATATAGAACCGGTGAATACCGCAGTGGGGGGGTGCCCAGGGAAGGTACCAAGAGTATGGAACAGAACCGAAGTGAGGGGAAAACCGCCAAGAGGGCAAAACTTGTAAACAGTGACGTCATTTCGGATGTCTTCCTGAAGAAGAACGTGAAGAGTCTAGTGGTTCACGACACGGGAGGAATAGACATCGAACTGATCGAAAATGAGAACCCAGAGTTTCTGTACCATACCTACACGGGGAACAGAATATCAAACATGTATTATGCGTATGACGATTCTATAAGGAGCAAAGAATATTGTGATGATAAGAAGATAAATAGGTTTAATTCGTCCTTCtctagaaaagaaaatgcaacTGTGCGGGAGTCTACATCGGGAGAAGGTTGTCCCGTGGGGGAATTCATCCCAGGGGAGGTTAACCCAAGGGGGTCATCAGTAAAGGGATCTTCTACATACagtggaagaagagaaaacaaGCAAAGTacaacacattttaaatCAGAGTTTTCCACTGACAGTAACAATAGTAAGCGCTGCGATGAGCAGAGCTATACTAAGAAATGTgaggtggaagaaaaggtcTCCAGTTGGTCCAACGAGGCATATAATTATGATAGCTGCAACACATATGAAGGGAACAGAAATAAGGGAACTTCCAACTGGTCTGGGGAACGAAACAAAATGTTCGATTCTTATTCGTCTGTGTCCAGCGTATCTGTAAATACAtcagagaaggaaaagggaaggaagtacCACTACATTGGGGAAACGATAAACAACGTCCGAAATGGATGGGGTATGCTAATATATAACGATCGAGTCATATTTGAAGGGGaatataaaatgaacaatgcGATTGGGTACTTTATTAAGTACAATGAATATTCGACGGAGATTGGGTTCAGGAGTCCTCTGAGTATTAAATCTGTTGTCATCATGAGCGACAGCGATAATTTCATTGTACAGAACAGATGTGAGAATCTAGAATCTGTAAAAAGTGACGAATTgggagctagccaaaatggcgccccaaaattggaaaataacGACAGCATGGAGGTAGATATTAAGGGGAAGAATGATGGATTAACatgtgaagaaaatgttgGAACAGTGtgtgaaaataaaagctACATGGAGAAGGCAGAACTGAACCTGTACTGTCCGCAAAAATTTCCAACGATAAGTAACTACACAGGCTTATCCGATTTTAGGAGGACACCCGGTGTCTTTACCACGCCTAACAGTACTAAATTGCACAAAGAAAATGTTCTCATGAATAATCTGCTGAACAGTATAAAGGAGAGTGAGTGTTctccccaaaaaaaggaacaaggaGGGAAGGCCAAAAATTTAGCCGTCGTTTCTAGCTACATTAGAAGAAACAGTAAACATAAGACAACCCCTGCGAGGTCCATCAATTATCTGAAGCCACCCATGATGCATctgataaaaaataatattattctAAATAGGAACTCCTTCCTGAAGAATGATAAACCAGCCTCCTCcaggaagaggagggaaCAGAAAACGACCATGCATTGCTCCAGCCCAATGAGCATCATCGTGACGTCGTTCGATACGGATGAGGAATCGGGCTCCTCCGGAAATGACCCACATGGGGAAAGTAACCAAAATGAGGAGAATGAAAATGAGGGAACTCCCTCAGTGGAAAACGCTACTACGAGGAGCTGCACTCAGTCAGTCACTGTGTTCTCGGAGCGCGGTGCGGAAGTAGTGCACCAGAAAGAGTTTGACGTTGGCGACATGAAGAACAATGGATTGACAATTTTGCAGCTAGAGAACAACAATGATGTGAAGGGAATTCATTCGGTGAAGGAAGATGATGAGGGGACTCATTTTGCGAACGATGAGGAGAAGGGGGAGGCTGCTATTGAAGGAAGCGTCGATGCTTACAGGGAGGATACGAATAAGTACACGGATGGGAAGACTAACAAAGATGTGGAGAGAGCTGATGTGCCTATGACGGGGGAGGAGGCTGAGCGGAGCGCGCACTTCACGAACGATTCGTCAGACGAGGGGGAGGCAGAGGCAGAGTCGAATGGGCAGAACAAGCTGAACATTGTTATAACCGACGAGTACAGAAATTTGTTATGCGATAATATCAACAATGACAATTttgtgataaaaaataacgaaaTTAGGACGTTCGAGGAGTTCATAGAGAAGCAGGAGTATGAAGgtggggggggaaaggatCAATGGAGGGAGGCCATGCGGGATCCAGGCGAAGGTGACGTGTCAAGTGTGAGAACAACCTTCGAGGGAGACCCCCCCAAGTGTAACacagaggagaaggaagaaaacgtgaaaaaggaacaggatgagaagaaggagcaggatgtgaaaaaggaacacgatgagaagaaggaggaggtgcATTTTGGCCACCCCGATAAGGCATACATAAGAAGGCGCCTCCGAGGAGCGACCTTCCCAGAAACGCATGACGATAGACAGAAGAATTGTTTCCTCTTCATAGACGATTACTTAACTTCAAACGATGACAAATTCAATTTAATAAATCAGGACGTGAAATTGAGGGCATCAGATTATAATAAATGGTCCGTGAATATgctatataattttttaaaaatgataggattaaagaaggaagccTATTTGTTTAAGATTCACAAGATAAGGGGGTACCACATTCTTAAACTGACAGACAAGGAATTGAAAAGACTgaacataaataattctTATGTTAGAAAATTCGTCTTGTCTGTTTTTCGATTTTTAGTAAATTCTATGGATAGTGCGGATCCTCTAtctttaaattttaacaCGAATAGAAAATTCTCATTTAATGAAATACAGACGATTTGCAATAGTGATATTATGATACTGAACAAAGTTGGGGGGGGGAGTTATGCGCAGGTTTTTAGGGCAAGATATAGAGGAAAGTACGTGGCGTGTAAATTGTTTTTGTACAACCCGAAGGATATGAGTGAAGAGAGCTATTGCGAGAGTTATATTTCCACGCCTCGGTCGAGtcacaaatatattttcccgaAAATAACCCCCAGTTTAAGCACATTCGGTGAACAACACTTTAGTGACAAACCACTACTACCTTCAACGGAGGGGGGAATGGACACGGGGGAGGCAGCAAATCATCCTGGTGGTAACCACATGGGGGTTATGCAGTCTACCCAACGGGTGCGGTGTGATAGTGGAGGAGGATCAACCGAAGGGGAAGACCTACACAGGGAAGACTCCCCAAAGGAGCACTCCCCGAAGGAACATTCCCCCTATGGATTGGCCACGCAGAAGAAAGGCAATGAAGGAGACGCCCCCAATGCTAATAGCACCTCCTACACACTACAgagaaataagaaaataaaaaaaatggccaacTTGGAAATTTTCAGATATTTCCCCACCCCAGTGAAGTACCGCAATTACGAAGCGAAGATTCTCTACTCTCTACAGGAGTGCAGTTATGTGATAAAATTACTAGGAGTGTGTAGTCTAAGAGAGGGGGAAGAGTCCCTCATTTTACAGTACTGTTCTGGGGGAAGCCTGGaaaagtacatatacatggatgagaagaaaaagaacagtgCATACACGCGTTATCTGTCAAGACcccaaattgtaaaaatatttcaacaAGTGGCAGAAGGAATGCACAACGTGCACtcaaaacattttttccacaggGACCTAAAACTTTCAAATATTTTGCTGGACGGTAATCAGGATGCCGTCATTTCCGACTTTGGATTGTCGactcatttttctttaaatgaTAGCCCTACTGCATATGCCATGTATGGAAACATATTTTATGCAGCCCCGGAggttttaaaaggggaaggtttttttaaagaatccGATGTGTGGTCTTTTGGGGTTAGTTTATGGGAAGCCTTAACAAGAAAGATTGCATACGATGGAATGTCTGCTTCAGAaagtttttgcaaaatttctTCTGGGGAGTTGGTCCTTCCCATTCCCAGGGACCTTCCCTTGGAGTTGTCCGAATTGCTGAAGAGCATGTTGGAGTACGACTTTACCAAGCGGCCGCTCTTCGACGTGATAGCGAGGCGGCTGGAACGCATTCGGCTGGAGGCCGAGCAGAAGCTGCACGTGGACATCCACTCCTTCTTCGATGGGTAG
- a CDS encoding Cytidine and deoxycytidylate deaminase family, with protein sequence MVVLSEEDAVHFLNIALEEAEKSLHVELKEMPIFCLLINEKREIVSSSYNHTNESKNGSRHCELITIDKYLYGEDYEGMKNRNLIKCFNNCENGVERSLARYFSQLDMWKRDKLANPPSGVEDDLVLREEPTGSTTDQLSEEKKNEIKQKLENLRKCCIVVTCEPCIMCVYALKLMGIKNIYFCCLNERFGGCGSVLSLHKTYQDINVNYIKSGGCTERSISLMQSFYKGGNPSAPEEKRKRAIK encoded by the exons ATGGTTGTGCTCAGCGAAGAGGATGCCgttcactttttaaatatcGCATTGGAGGAG GCGGAAAAGAGTCTGCACGTGGAGCTGAAGGAAATGCCCATATTTTGCCTCCTgataaacgaaaaaagggaaattgtGTCCAGCTCGTACAACCACACGAATGAATCGAAGAATGGAAGCAGACACTGTGAGCTCATAACGATAGATAAGTACCTCTATGGTGAGGATTACGAGGGCATGAAAAATAGGAACCTAATAAAATGCTTTAACAATTGTGAAAACGGAGTAGAGAGATCTCTTGCCAGATATTTTTCCCAACTGGATATGTGGAAGAGGGATAAATTAGCTAACCCTCCATCTGGGGTAGAAGACGACTTGGTGCTTAGGGAAGAACCCACGGGAAGTACTACTGACCAATTaagtgaagagaaaaagaacgaaataaAGCAAAAGTTAGAAAATCTTCGAAAATGCTGCATCGTTGTGACGTGTGAGCCGTGTATCATGTGCGTTTATGCGTTGAAGCTTATGG GCATAAAGAACATTTACTTCTGCTGCCTTAACGAGCGCTTCGGGGGATGCGGATCAGTCCTTTCCTTGCACAAAAC GTACCAGGACATAAATGTGAATTACATCAAAAGCGGAGGATGCACGGAGAGGAGCATTTCCCTGATGCAGTCCTTTTACAAGGGTGGAAACCCCTCAG CGCcggaagagaaaagaaaaagagcgATCAAGTGA